From a single Raphanus sativus cultivar WK10039 chromosome 3, ASM80110v3, whole genome shotgun sequence genomic region:
- the LOC108847813 gene encoding uncharacterized protein LOC108847813: MHLSENEGVEGNTFVVTGGLGFVGAALCLELARRGARQVRSFDLRDSSPWSDDLRNSGVRCIQGDVTRKQDVDKALDGADCVLHLASYGMSGKEMLQFGRCDEVNINGTCNVLEAVFKHEITRLVYVSTYNVVFGGKEIRNGNESLPYYPLDDHVDAYGRSKSIAEQLVLKSNGRPFKNGGKKLYTCAVRPAAIYGPGEDRHLPRIVNLAKMGLLLFRTGEPSVKTDWIYVENLVLAIILASMGLLDDIPGREGEPVAAGQPYFVSDGSPVNTFEFLRPFLRSLDYDIPKFTISVPVAVTLGKIFQGVYTVLYPWLSKSWLPQPLILPAEVYKVGVTHYFSYLKAKEELGYVPFKSSKEGMAATISYWQERKQRSLDGPTIFTWIAVAVGMSALFAAGWLPEVGPVPFLRALSLFFFRTMTMVRAVFIVSVVLHVGEGIYAWSLAKRVDPENAMGWFWQTSALGFFSMRFLLKRAKDHHQA, translated from the exons atgcatttGAGCGAGAACGAAGGTGTCGAAGGCAACACCTTCGTCGTCACTGGAGGCCTCGGCTTCGTCGGTGCCGCCCTCTGCTTGGAGCTAGCTCGCCGCGGTGCTCGCCAGGTCCGCTCCTTCGACCTCCGCGATTCATCTCCTTGGTCCGATGACCTCAGAAACAGCGGCGTTCGCTGCATCCAAG GTGACGTAACTCGGAAACAAGATGTAGACAAGGCGCTAGACGGAGCAGACTGCGTTCTGCATCTCGCTTCCTACGGCATGTCCGGCAAAGAGATGCTGCAGTTCGGTCGTTGCGACGAGGTCAACATAAACGGGACTTGTAACGTCTTGGAAGCCGTCTTCAAACACGAGATCACGAGACTAGTCTACGTCAGCACTTACAACGTCGTGTTCGGTGGTAAGGAGATTAGGAACGGTAACGAGAGCTTGCCTTATTACCCGCTTGATGATCACGTCGACGCCTATGGTCGGAGTAAATCCATTGCGGAACAACTTGTCCTCAAGAGTAACGGCCGACCGTTTAA AAATGGAGGGAAGAAGTTGTATACATGTGCGGTCCGACCAGCAGCTATTTATGGACCTGGTGAAGACAGACATCTTCCTAGGATAGTTAATCTAGCGAAGATGGGTTTGCTTCTGTTCAGGACAGGTGAACCGAGTGTTAAGACGGACTGGATTTATGTTGAGAACCTTGTCTTAGCTATCATATTGGCAAGTATGGGACTCTTGGATGATATTCCTGGTAGAGAAGGAGAGCCTGTTGCTGCTGGTCAACCTTATTTCGTCTCTGATG gTTCTCCGGTTAATACATTTGAGTTTCTACGTCCTTTCCTACGAAGTTTGGACTATGACATTCCCAAGTTTACTATCTCTGTACCTGTTGCGGTGACCTTGGGTAAGATCTTTCAAGGAGTGTACACTGTTTTGTATCCATGGCTATCTAAGAGCTGGCTACCTCAGCCTCTTATTCTTCCTGCTGAAGTCTATAAG GTCGGTGTTACCCATTACTTCTCATATCTCAAGGCCAAGGAAGAGCTTGGATATGTACCATTCAAAAGCTCCAAGGAAGGCATGGCTGCAACAATCTCGTATTGGCAGGAGAGGAAACAGAGATCATTAGACGGTCCAACCATATTCACTTGGATAGCTGTTGCGGTAGGAATGTCAGCTCTTTTCGCTGCGGGGTGGTTACCGGAAGTAGGACCTGTGCCTTTCTTAAGAGCTCtaagcctcttcttcttcaggaCAATGACGATGGTAAGGGCTGTCTTCATCGTATCAGTGGTACTACACGTTGGAGAAGGAATCTATGCTTGGTCTCTGGCTAAACGAGTCGACCCGGAGAATGCAATGGGGTGGTTCTGGCAAACTAGTGCTCTTGGGTTTTTCTCAATGCGGTTTTTGTTGAAGAGAGCCAAAGACCACCACCAggcttaa
- the LOC130509648 gene encoding uncharacterized protein LOC130509648, producing the protein MQMARIEHLQFPALKITGENYVGWVTNVKPYLIMKKLTETIVIGNKSPPEHKAEAIIFLKKHLDENVTHDYASIEDPAELWQALKERFDNQKEVNLPHALEEWKNLRFQDFQKVEEYNSAVLRIVSLLKYCGNPVSEAEMMNKTYNTFHKQLHFLPEIYRKCGYTRFSELMVALMLAEKNNELLIKNHNSRPTGAKAFPEVNATSIENSERRTQTSRGRGRGRGRHFNSKRGKTYNPKWKGSNKWVRSEQSSKGKETQEDTTQKRESVCYRCGCKGHWSRTCRTPPHLCKLYQESTKGKAKEVNLTENFEGTSYLDASDFANELD; encoded by the coding sequence ATGCAAATGGCAAGAATCGAGCATCTTCAGTTTCCGGCTCTCAAAATAACTGGCGAAAACTATGTCGGATGGGTCACAAACGTGAAACCCTATCTGATTATGAAAAAGTTAACCGAGACGATTGTAATCGGTAACAAATCGCCGCCTGAGCATAAGGCTGAAGCGATAATTTTCCTGAAAAAACACCTCGATGAAAATGTTACGCATGACTATGCGAGCATAGAAGACCCAGCTGAACTGTGGCAAGCTTTAAAAGAAAGGTTCGATAACCAAAAGGAAGTCAACCTCCCTCACGCTCTAGAAGAGTGGAAAAATCTGAGGTTTCAGGATTTTCAAAAGGTTGAGGAATACAATTCCGCTGTCCTGAGGATAGTTTCACTCCTGAAGTATTGCGGTAACCCTGTCTCCGAAGCAGAAATGATGAATAAGACTTACAACACTTTCCACAAACAGCTTCACTTCCTACCCGAAATTTACAGAAAATGCGGGTACACGAGATTTTCTGAATTGATGGTTGCACTCATGTTGGCTGAAAAGAACAATGAGCTTCTGATCAAAAATCACAATTCCCGACCTACGGGAGCCAAAGCATTCCCTGAAGTGAATGCTACGTCAATAGAAAACTCAGAGAGAAGAACCCAAACCAGTCGgggtcgtggtcgtggtcgtggtcgcCATTTCAACAGCAAACGTGGAAAAACTTACAATCCGAAATGGAAGGGATCTAACAAATGGGTTAGATCCGAACAAAGTTCTAAGGGCAAAGAAACTCAAGAAGATACCACGCAGAAGCGTGAGAGTGTATGTTACAGATGTGGATGTAAGGGACATTGGTCTCGTACCTGTCGTACTCCTCCACATCTCTGTAAGTTATATCAAGAGTCCACGAAAGGCAAAGCTAAGGAAGTGAATCTCACCGAAAATTTTGAGGGGACATCGTACCTCGATGCCTCTGATTTCGCAAATGAGCTAGACTAG
- the LOC130509131 gene encoding AT-hook motif nuclear-localized protein 10-like: protein MSESETGLMTASRESSMPFTMALHHQQHNQPPSPPPPPQQEQQQQSSPPPQQQQYQHNSAGGGNPALNMNLPVEMTTGSEPVKKRRGRPRKYGPELGLVPRAPFTATQTSGGGGGGGSGEGGSSTQKKMRGRPRGSINKKKLQALGSTGVGFTPHVLTVMTGEDIASKIMAFSQNGPRTVCVLSANGSISNVTLRRFAASGGTVTYEGRFEILSLSGSFLLVENNGHRSRTGGLSVTLSAPDGHVLGGCVAGLLIAASPVQIVVGSFIPEGQKEQRQMELASSPTLLPRVAPSQVLMNPSSPQSRGTMSESSIGGHGSPLHQSTTGGPYNNTNNLSMPWN from the exons ATGTCGGAATCAGAGACCGGTTTAATGACAGCGAGCAGAGAATCATCAATGCCATTCACAATGGCTCTCCACCACCAACAGCACAACCaacctccttctcctcctcctcctccgcagCAGGAGCAGCAGCAACAGTCGTCGCCACCACCGCAGCAGCAGCAGTACCAACACAACTCAGCCGGAGGTGGGAATCCTGCTTTGAACATGAACTTGCCCGTGGAGATGACGACGGGGAGCGAGCCTGTGAAGAAGAGGAGAGGGAGACCGAGGAAGTACGGACCGGAACTGGGTTTGGTTCCCAGAGCTCCTTTCACCGCCACGCAAactagtggtggtggtggtggtggtggttccgGCGAAGGAGGGTCGTCTAcgcagaagaagatgagaggacGACCTCGTGGCTCTATCAATAAGAAAAAGCTTCAGGCTTTAG GCTCGACAGGAGTGGGATTTACGCCTCATGTACTTACCGTGATGACTGGAGAG GATATCGCATCAAAGATAATGGCGTTTTCTCAGAACGGACCACGCACTGTGTGTGTCTTGTCTGCAAATGGATCTATCTCCAATGTGACTCTTCGCCGGTTCGCCGCATCTGGTGGAACCGTTACATATGAG GGGAGATTTGAGATTCTGTCTTTGTCGGGCTCGTTCCTTCTCGTAGAGAACAACGGTCACAGAAGCAGGACAGGAGGTCTGAGTGTGACCTTATCAGCTCCTGATGGTCATGTCTTAGGTGGTTGTGTAGCTGGTCTTCTTATAGCAGCATCACCTgttcag ATTGTTGTTGGGAGTTTCATACCAGAGGGGCAAAAAGAACAGAGACAGATGGAACTAGCGTCGTCACCGACATTACTACCGCGTGTGGCACCAAGTCAAGTACTGATGAATCCGAGTAGCCCGCAGTCTCGTGGCACAATGAGCGAGTCATCTATCGGAGGACATGGAAGCCCTCTTCACCAGAGTACGACAGGAGGACCTTACAACAACACCAACAACCTCTCCATGCCTTGGAATTAG
- the LOC108838223 gene encoding protein OS-9 homolog encodes MTITQIILSLVIVIASLSSTSNILADQIFPTHLVGTFSRNNREPKYTIEFLPEDSPFHPGDNLESMVMLDKQGRRFLCFLPKEEEATSGWTSTQQQNVSTVLMETDKQVKLKTPDELLQPLDEKCLVRQEGWWSYEFCHLGSVRQLHIEDGTKIVQEFSLGKYDAEATAAFNQNVSDVSTMKERYHSHIYTNGTTCDLTGTPREVEVRFVCAETRAMVTSITELSTCKYALTVQCPTLCKHPLFQLEKPVSHTIHCNLIPLEEEATRNEEERVVGESPTDVDS; translated from the exons ATGACGATCACGCAGATCATACTATCTCTGGTTATAGTTATAGCTTCCCTTTCCTCAACCTCCAATATCTTAGCCGATCAGATCTTTCCAACTCATCTAG TGGGAACATTCAGCCGAAACAACCGCGAACCAAAGTACACGATCGAGTTTCTTCCCGAAGACTCACCGTTTCACccg GGTGATAATCTGGAGTCTATGGTGATGCTTGATAAGCAAGGGAGACGATTCTTATGTTTCTTACCGAAGGAGGAGGAAGCTACTAGCGGATGGACCTCTACTCAGCAGCAGAACGTTAGCACTGTGTTGATGGAAACGGATAAGCAGGTGAAGCTTAAGACTCCTGATGAGTTGCTTCAGCCACTGGATGAAAAATGCCTTGTCAGG CAAGAGGGTTGGTGGTCGTATGAGTTTTGTCATCTAGGTTCGGTAAGGCAGCTACACATTGAGGATGGCACCAAG ATTGTCCAAGAGTTTTCCTTGGGTAAGTATGACGCAGAGGCAACTGCTGCATTTAATCAAAATGTGTCTGATGTTTCTACAATGAAAGAGAG GTATCACTCTCATATATACACCAATGGGACCACCTGTGATCTTACAGGAACTCCTCGTGAAGTTGAG GTGAGGTTTGTCTGCGCTGAAACGAGGGCAATGGTCACATCGATCACTGAGCTATCTACTTGCAAGTACGCATTGACTGTTCAGTGCCCGACCTTGTGCAAGCATCC GCTGTTTCAGCTAGAGAAACCAGTGTCACACACGATCCACTGCAATTTGATCCCGTTGGAAGAAGAGGCAACAAGAAACGAGGAAGAACGAGTCGTAGGCGAATCACCTACGGATGTTGATTCTTGA
- the LOC108838222 gene encoding uncharacterized protein LOC108838222, protein MGNDWRRSMGNVRSFVGNSMGGLRGGQNLASWLVAGTIAYYLWVKPAQDLKKEQQARALLAVADANEYVEKRKPIADPQVTGLIYGNKNRTDKQQD, encoded by the exons ATGGGTAACGATTGGAGAAGATCAATGGGGAACGTGAGGTCTTTCGTGGGGAACTCCATGGGTGGACTTAGAGGAGGTCAGAATCTCGCTTCTTGGCTCGTCGCGGGAACAATTGCTTACTATCTTTGGGTTAAACCAGCTCAGGATCTCAAAAAGGAACAGCAG GCAAGGGCACTTCTCGCGGTGGCCGATGCGAATGAATACGTCGAGAAGAGGAAACCAATCGCTGATCCTCAG GTTACTGGTCTGATATACGGAAACAAGAACAGAACCGATAAACAACAGgattaa